The sequence below is a genomic window from Ipomoea triloba cultivar NCNSP0323 chromosome 2, ASM357664v1.
GTTTCACTTCAGAAACCTTCttgttctttctcttcttcttcttcgacttGGAAGAGGCCAAAAGAACAGTAGTATCGGTATTCATACCCTTCATTGTAGCATGAGCAGTGCACAACATATTGTGCAGATCAGATTTGGAACAATGAAGCTTGTTCATGTGGAAATTCATTATGAAAGGCCCAAAAGAATCTGGAAAAGACTGTAGAATTAAGTCTACTTCAAGCTCAGAGTCAAGGAAGATATTTAATTCTTCCAATCTCTCCAACATTCCAATCATATTTAGGACATGATCTCCTACATTTCCTCCTTCTTGTAGTTTTCCTCGAAATAAGGCTTCAGTAACCTCATAACGTGCAATCCTACTGTGCTCACCATACAACTCTTGTAGGTGATTGACCATAGATTTTGCGTCAGGCATCTTTTCATGGTGACGTTGTAACTCATTTGGTCTAGTAAGTTTGTTTTCTTCGAGTATTTTGGACAAAGGATTTAAAGCCATTTCAAAATTATTGCagaaaataacattaattattagACACGATTCTTTATTAAACTATTTAATTTTcgattatataatcaaatagtaCCTCCCACTAAATATTTCAAATCCTGCACTTCCCAAGCAAGAAACGGAAATCCCGTTGGAAGATTTCTAATGGGTAATCAAAGTCTTACAAATTTATCTCATTACTCAC
It includes:
- the LOC116010859 gene encoding uncharacterized protein LOC116010859 → MALNPLSKILEENKLTRPNELQRHHEKMPDAKSMVNHLQELYGEHSRIARYEVTEALFRGKLQEGGNVGDHVLNMIGMLERLEELNIFLDSELEVDLILQSFPDSFGPFIMNFHMNKLHCSKSDLHNMLCTAHATMKGMNTDTTVLLASSKSKKKKRKNKKVSEVKPIGE